In the Dictyostelium discoideum AX4 chromosome 6 chromosome, whole genome shotgun sequence genome, ATTCATATTGTTGAGTTCCGACAACAGATTGGGAAGAAATAAACTTTCTATAACAAGCAACAGGTTTAACTTGAACtggtaattttaatgaacCAACTTTAAGGATTTCATTTACACAATCAGAGTTTGTTTCAATGAATACCATTGAATCTGGATTATTTTGAAGTTTTAAATGTTTATCAATTTGATAATTGGTTTTAACTGTTGAAGATTTGGGAATATTCCAAACTAAATCAGTAATTTGAGAATTAACAGATTCATCAACAGCATCAGTAATTTGTGGATTAACAGTtgtcatatttttttttaatttttattttaagaatttatttattttaattaatttaataaaaaaaaaaaaaaaaaaaattttatttatagtttttaaaaaaataaattaaaattaaaaaaataaataaaaataaatattaaaatcttttaagattattttttatttttattaattaaaattagttgaaaatttttgtgtaggtagttaaaaaaaaattttaatgggtccaaaaaaaaaaaaaaaaaaaaaaaaaagaaatcggACTAATCATGAGATTAGatcagtaaaaaaaaaaaatttttataccCCCCCCCCCCCCATTGCCAgtttattaatagttttttttttttttttatatttttttatttttaaactttttaaaaaatttatttttattttcacttcatctttgaaaaaaaaggttaGTACTTTAACATTTTACAATCaccaatgaaaaaaataactgCAATACACAATTATTTATCTAACTGCTAATATctttaacaattttttacaaatcagttttaaaaataaataattggaaaaaaaaaaataataataaaaaaatttaaaaaaaaaaaaaaaaaaaaaaaatatataatgaatgaaaaaaaaaaaaaaaataaagtatattttaaaatcaacattaaattaataataaataaataaataaataaataaattaaaagttataatttcaaaaaaaaagctaaaataaaatgacaaAAGATAGTTTAAATGATCAATGTATTCAaagtgatgataataataattgtaagttttagttttttttttttttttttttttttaacccattaaaatttttttattaataataaacctaTATAGACAGATTAGTTTCTCATAATAAAAGATATGAAGCATGTATGCAAGGTGATGgtaattttgtaatttacTCATTAGTTAATAATTCAAGTGATAGTAGACGTGTAATCTATGCAACCAATACATGTCATAAAGGTAGTGGACCATACAAATTCTATTGTCAAGCTGATGGTAATATGGTTGTATATTCAAAAGATAATCACCCATCTTGGAGCTCAAACACTTGTAATAAACATACTCATAGACCAGGTCCATACCATTGTAGATTATATGATAGTGGTTCCCTCAAAGCTTatgatggtaataatagcATTATGTGGTCATCTCCAATTGATTCTCAACTTGGTCATtgttaaattgaaaaaaataataataaataaattttaaattatttaaataattaatttaatattattataattcttttattttattttatttattttatttctttattagaAACCTTTAGTATAATTGGAATTTCTTttgagaaattaaattttcttaaagatattttcaaaaCATAAGTGTTAGAAATATTTGGTAAAACTATTGttggtaataaattatcagGTATTGAAAATGCGATTgtattttgatatttttgatttggattaaaaaagaaatcatttgatttatattttgtCATTGAAATAACACTACAATGTTGGCATTGAAtattataatcattattaatattattattattattaatattattattattaatagtattattattatttatggtACCATTATTAAGACTATccaacaaatttaattgtgaactattaatatttggtgataatatattattcgatggtgatttctttaatgaaccattattattactattattattattattattattattattattattattattattattattattattattattattattattattattattattattactatcgctactattattattattattaatttcttttatattaatttcatctaAATCATCATcctgtaaattattattactattactacgtTGTAAATTTGTTGTCCAAGagatttgtttattaattaattgaattttcattcctttaatgattgaattggtttgatttaatattgaaatataTAAAGAAACTGGTGAACCAATGATAAAACtttgattaaataataaacgagattttaaaataatatttgaatgaATGTATTTATAGgttggtaataatgatattgatgattgagttggtaataatgatagaCTACTTGGTGATTGCAATACTTGTtctgaaaaataattattagatgatgctgataataatgatgctAAACTACCATTACTTGTTGATGTAGGTATCATTCCAACCaaattaccattactacctttactatttttaatagtttctgtccaattattaaattttcattaccactaccaccactattaatttcattaccactactaccattactactatcattactattattactactgctattgctattatttgTTATAGCACAACTATTACTACCagtaccaccaccaccattattaatacCAAATGGATTTATAACAGTTAAAGGTACA is a window encoding:
- a CDS encoding B_lectin domain-containing protein produces the protein MTKDSLNDQCIQSDDNNNYRLVSHNKRYEACMQGDGNFVIYSLVNNSSDSRRVIYATNTCHKGSGPYKFYCQADGNMVVYSKDNHPSWSSNTCNKHTHRPGPYHCRLYDSGSLKAYDGNNSIMWSSPIDSQLGHC